One window from the genome of Candidatus Chlorohelix allophototropha encodes:
- a CDS encoding response regulator encodes MTQTIRLLLVDDQNLFREGLHILLSTQPDFEVVGEACNGEEGLKLAATLNPTVVLMDLRMPVLGGVAATRRLHSAQPEIRVIVLTTFDDDEDVFEALKAGAAGYLLKDTPSARLFEAIRTTARGESFLQPSVTAKLVAEFNRLSAAPVPPKQSLTEALSERELEILKLVAEGFSNRELATALFITEGTVKNHLTNILSKLNARDRTQAAFKARELGLI; translated from the coding sequence ATGACTCAAACTATCCGCCTTTTATTGGTAGATGATCAGAATCTTTTCCGCGAAGGTTTACATATTTTGCTCTCGACCCAACCTGATTTTGAAGTAGTGGGCGAGGCTTGTAATGGTGAGGAAGGGCTTAAACTGGCAGCTACACTGAACCCAACAGTGGTATTGATGGATTTGCGTATGCCTGTGCTGGGCGGCGTTGCTGCTACCCGTCGTTTGCATAGCGCACAGCCTGAAATACGAGTAATCGTGTTGACCACCTTTGATGATGATGAAGATGTATTCGAGGCATTAAAGGCAGGAGCAGCGGGTTATTTATTGAAAGATACCCCCTCGGCGCGCCTGTTCGAGGCAATCAGAACAACAGCGCGGGGCGAGTCTTTCTTGCAACCCTCCGTGACGGCAAAACTGGTAGCTGAGTTTAATCGCTTATCGGCTGCGCCTGTTCCTCCAAAACAAAGCTTAACCGAGGCACTTTCCGAACGTGAGCTTGAAATCTTAAAATTGGTGGCAGAAGGTTTTAGCAATCGAGAACTCGCCACCGCTCTGTTTATAACTGAAGGTACGGTTAAAAATCACCTCACCAATATTCTGAGCAAGCTCAATGCTCGTGATCGTACTCAGGCAGCGTTCAAAGCGCGCGAATTGGGGCTAATCTAA
- a CDS encoding ABC transporter substrate-binding protein — protein MRLFRFLLAILVLNLILGACTEETVNVTTPVQPTPQYTQAAVNGTPSAAIEATTPANFKPDREFIFGLSQEPVAFMRTSPLDPTTGIGLDPANLVDQPSLIIVRQIFDTLFEFKPGSMQYQYAPFIKPDGVYMSEDGLTYTIRIGGGLIFSDGTPLDAESLRWNFIRWSNPNSIYHKGDFTTYRNFFVDLPGYPGYPGILDLDRLEVPDSRTLVVHLKAPMPTFFQVLSMPQFAIVSQSSFDKEGNFIKPIGSGSYMVDKTYDRRAKLEQRYMTLKKNPNYAVEKDPARLPARTIETIVLKVLAGNQDGLRALRSGEISATDKIKPEDVAANLNDPLFEIQRRPALNLAFIGINQSRAPFDRVEVRQALAYGINTAALVDKYYQGLGTTAAGFLPPSALGFRTDLKSYPYDPQKARDLLAQAGYINGIPTPIELWVMPIPRLYYPDPGKIAQAIVDDLAKINIKLVLREESSWVTFNPHRDDGLYTLYMGGWQGENGDPEEFLFRFFGEERKDLGYNNLVVRDWLQSARNDSNLGNRRPIYRQVTDQLLNDLPLIPLAYMDWPVAVLRNISGYEPSPNGIENWAYLSFK, from the coding sequence ATGCGATTGTTCAGGTTTCTGCTTGCAATACTGGTTTTGAATCTTATTCTTGGTGCTTGTACCGAGGAAACCGTCAATGTTACTACTCCCGTACAGCCTACCCCACAGTACACGCAAGCAGCAGTAAACGGTACACCTTCTGCTGCTATTGAGGCAACTACTCCGGCTAATTTTAAGCCCGACCGGGAATTTATTTTCGGGCTGAGTCAAGAACCGGTTGCTTTTATGCGTACTAGCCCCCTCGACCCTACTACCGGCATAGGGCTTGACCCTGCTAATTTGGTAGATCAACCTTCCTTGATCATCGTTCGCCAGATTTTTGACACTCTTTTCGAGTTTAAACCCGGTAGTATGCAATACCAGTATGCCCCTTTCATTAAACCCGATGGCGTTTATATGTCGGAAGATGGTTTAACCTATACGATTCGTATTGGGGGTGGGCTAATTTTTTCCGATGGTACTCCGTTGGATGCGGAATCTTTGCGCTGGAATTTTATTCGCTGGTCAAACCCTAATAGCATTTATCATAAGGGCGATTTCACCACTTACCGCAATTTTTTTGTGGATTTACCCGGTTATCCCGGTTATCCCGGTATTCTTGATCTAGATCGTTTAGAAGTGCCTGACTCCCGCACCTTGGTGGTGCATCTTAAAGCGCCTATGCCTACTTTCTTTCAGGTTTTGTCGATGCCGCAGTTTGCGATAGTATCTCAAAGTTCTTTCGATAAGGAAGGGAATTTTATCAAGCCGATTGGTAGCGGATCGTATATGGTGGATAAAACTTACGACCGCCGCGCCAAACTAGAGCAGCGCTATATGACTTTGAAGAAAAATCCCAATTATGCGGTGGAGAAAGACCCTGCTCGGTTGCCTGCTCGCACCATTGAAACCATCGTTTTGAAGGTGTTGGCGGGAAATCAGGACGGCTTGCGCGCTCTACGCAGCGGTGAAATCAGCGCAACCGACAAAATTAAGCCAGAGGATGTAGCCGCTAACCTTAATGACCCGCTTTTCGAAATCCAACGCCGTCCCGCCTTAAATCTAGCTTTTATCGGCATTAATCAGTCTCGTGCGCCGTTTGATCGGGTAGAGGTACGGCAAGCGCTTGCTTACGGGATTAATACTGCTGCCTTGGTGGATAAATATTATCAGGGCTTGGGGACAACTGCCGCCGGGTTTTTGCCCCCTTCCGCGCTTGGCTTCCGCACCGATCTAAAATCTTATCCTTATGATCCTCAAAAAGCGCGTGATTTGTTGGCGCAGGCTGGTTATATCAACGGTATCCCAACTCCAATAGAGTTATGGGTCATGCCTATTCCGCGCCTATACTATCCTGACCCCGGCAAAATAGCACAGGCTATTGTCGATGACCTTGCGAAAATTAATATCAAGCTAGTGTTACGCGAAGAAAGCTCTTGGGTTACTTTTAACCCCCATCGGGATGATGGACTTTATACTCTTTATATGGGTGGTTGGCAAGGTGAAAATGGTGACCCTGAAGAGTTTCTTTTCCGCTTTTTTGGGGAGGAACGCAAGGATTTAGGCTATAACAATCTGGTGGTGCGGGATTGGCTACAGTCTGCCCGTAATGATAGTAACCTTGGTAACCGACGACCTATCTATCGTCAGGTTACCGATCAATTGTTAAATGACCTTCCGTTAATACCATTGGCTTATATGGATTGGCCTGTAGCAGTATTACGTAATATTAGCGGCTATGAACCTAGCCCCAATGGCATCGAAAATTGGGCATATTTGAGCTTCAAGTAG
- a CDS encoding ABC transporter permease — protein sequence MKVLFKMTVLQFKMLLRDKALIIGSLGLAVVSMLIFGALFGSNTPQPLSVGVVDLDKTATSAKVIAALKQNDAINLVDGDQTAQVDELKKGNRAAVVILEPGFETGLANADAKVQIYIDDSNLINSARTRGLLYGIFDGFNKQATAFKPIISVQEQAVTARQLRSIDFLTPGMLGMTIMFANMFVGVALINWRERGTLKRLSATPLKAWQLMGAQIISQFVLSLAQAALILGIGAAVFNVQVKMEWLPLIFLFVIVGTFSLMSLGYVIANFVQKREAAQNIVMLVSLPMMFLAGSYFPVNPDGFLKVLVDVLPLTHLNRALREIMLNESSFSSLAVNLGVLVAFGVVLMAFSVRTFRWVK from the coding sequence ATGAAAGTCCTGTTTAAGATGACCGTATTGCAGTTCAAAATGCTGCTTCGAGATAAAGCTCTAATAATCGGTAGTTTGGGTCTTGCGGTAGTTTCCATGTTAATTTTCGGCGCTTTGTTCGGTAGCAATACGCCGCAACCACTGTCAGTTGGTGTTGTCGATTTGGATAAAACTGCTACGAGCGCAAAAGTGATTGCCGCTCTAAAACAAAATGATGCAATCAATTTGGTTGATGGCGACCAGACCGCCCAAGTGGATGAACTTAAAAAAGGAAACCGCGCGGCAGTTGTTATTCTAGAACCGGGTTTTGAAACAGGCTTAGCCAATGCTGATGCCAAAGTGCAGATTTATATAGATGACTCAAATTTGATCAACTCGGCTCGCACACGTGGCTTGCTTTACGGGATATTTGATGGCTTTAACAAACAGGCAACCGCTTTCAAGCCCATAATCTCGGTGCAGGAACAGGCAGTAACGGCTCGTCAATTACGTAGTATAGATTTTCTAACACCCGGTATGCTTGGTATGACCATAATGTTTGCCAATATGTTTGTGGGCGTAGCTCTCATAAACTGGCGTGAACGCGGTACGCTGAAACGGTTAAGTGCTACTCCGCTCAAAGCATGGCAATTGATGGGCGCGCAAATTATAAGCCAGTTCGTGCTTAGTCTTGCCCAAGCCGCTTTGATACTTGGTATTGGGGCTGCCGTCTTCAATGTGCAGGTCAAAATGGAATGGTTGCCGCTTATCTTCCTGTTCGTGATTGTAGGCACTTTTAGCTTGATGTCTTTGGGTTATGTGATTGCGAATTTTGTGCAGAAGCGCGAAGCGGCTCAAAACATTGTGATGTTGGTAAGTTTGCCGATGATGTTTCTGGCTGGAAGCTACTTCCCGGTCAACCCTGATGGTTTCCTGAAGGTACTGGTGGATGTACTACCGCTTACACACCTTAACCGGGCGCTTCGAGAGATAATGCTGAACGAATCATCGTTTAGCTCGCTGGCGGTAAACTTGGGAGTGCTGGTAGCCTTTGGAGTAGTGCTAATGGCTTTCTCGGTGCGAACCTTCCGTTGGGTCAAGTAA
- a CDS encoding sensor histidine kinase: MNRKSFRQMFKNWREIYLIAFIVIITYMTIFLNPRRSFSLLEIIVLVVLGFVFLIIGVALAEYEKRKPTLFIKITYFVIMIPLASSITVLSDLSGAFWLIMMPLVSMTIIMLSRLWQVVVNILIIMALILPIALLTSSWDLFATNLLSFAAAVLFVAIFTEYAMREGKARLEVERLLGELGEANLKLREYAMQVEELAITKERNRLAREIHDSLGHYLTTINMQIEAAKALIDRDKPHALEALDTAQRLTRDGLSEVRRSVASLRALPFENRSLPEAISELVQENNSSGILTEFDVNGEVRQLGPQYDLALYRTVQEGLTNIRKHSLATTGALTLIYQPEKVSLTVQDNGVGTVENGHGFGLMGLKERIHLLGGEVKVETAPGNGFKLCVELPV; this comes from the coding sequence ATGAATCGTAAATCTTTCAGGCAAATGTTTAAAAATTGGCGAGAGATATATCTGATAGCTTTTATAGTAATTATTACCTATATGACCATATTTTTAAATCCTCGCCGTTCTTTTTCTTTGCTTGAAATTATAGTGCTAGTTGTACTGGGGTTTGTATTTTTGATTATAGGTGTAGCTCTGGCGGAATATGAGAAACGCAAGCCCACACTTTTTATAAAGATTACTTATTTCGTTATAATGATTCCTCTAGCCTCATCTATAACTGTTCTAAGCGATTTATCCGGCGCTTTCTGGTTGATTATGATGCCCCTTGTTTCTATGACGATAATCATGTTATCGCGCTTGTGGCAGGTTGTGGTCAACATTCTTATCATCATGGCTTTAATATTGCCAATAGCTTTGCTTACCAGTTCGTGGGATCTTTTTGCTACCAACCTGCTTTCTTTTGCGGCGGCAGTGCTATTCGTTGCGATTTTTACCGAGTATGCTATGCGTGAAGGTAAAGCCCGGCTAGAGGTTGAACGACTTTTGGGTGAGTTGGGTGAGGCGAATCTCAAATTGCGCGAATATGCTATGCAGGTTGAAGAACTGGCAATAACCAAAGAGCGCAATCGGCTTGCTCGTGAAATTCATGATAGTTTGGGGCACTATTTAACCACGATAAATATGCAAATTGAAGCTGCGAAAGCCCTTATAGATCGGGACAAACCGCACGCCCTCGAAGCCTTGGACACGGCGCAACGTCTTACTCGTGATGGTTTATCGGAGGTAAGACGTTCGGTTGCCTCATTACGCGCCCTGCCCTTTGAAAACCGTTCTTTACCAGAAGCGATTTCGGAATTGGTGCAAGAAAATAATTCTAGCGGTATCCTGACCGAATTTGACGTAAACGGAGAGGTGCGCCAATTAGGTCCGCAATATGACCTTGCCCTATATCGCACCGTTCAAGAAGGGCTTACCAATATACGTAAACATTCTCTGGCTACTACTGGCGCATTAACGCTTATATACCAGCCCGAAAAGGTTAGCCTTACCGTACAGGATAATGGGGTTGGTACAGTAGAAAATGGTCATGGCTTCGGTTTGATGGGTTTGAAAGAAAGAATACATCTGTTGGGAGGAGAAGTAAAAGTGGAAACTGCCCCCGGTAATGGGTTTAAATTATGTGTGGAGTTGCCTGTATGA
- a CDS encoding TldD/PmbA family protein — MPEVLGKEQLIRFLQDTLSFAHADQTEISFNGGTTALTRFANNYIHQNVQEYNTVIKVRSIFGQKVGIASGNSLKPEALKALVQNAERLAQLQVVDPNFKSLPGPELVTAVDVPEPDAATYDTDPQVRAHAAGIICRKAEERGVVASGAFRTQGFEMAVVNSLGLSNYYRGASSDIVTVVMGENSSGYAERLSPRVSEIDGETIADEAINKTLRSANPESLEPGEYEVILEEYAVREMLSYMSFLGMGAQSVQEGRSFMQLERQLMNPLVTIYDDGSDPRNIIMPFDAEGVTRRRVDMIAAGIAKAVVYDTYTANREPGKITTGHSIGTQNESGAIPLHLFMEAGDSSKEEMLKGIKRGVWVTRFHYVNPLVPDKAILTGMTRDGTFLIENGEIVRPVKNLRFTQSAVEALRDLTAITRNRILLPNFHFGSLVPAIRVGKFRFNSATEF, encoded by the coding sequence ATGCCGGAGGTTCTTGGTAAAGAGCAACTTATTCGATTTTTGCAGGATACTTTAAGTTTTGCTCATGCCGACCAGACAGAAATTAGTTTCAACGGTGGTACAACCGCGCTCACCCGTTTCGCCAACAATTATATTCACCAGAACGTGCAAGAGTATAACACCGTTATAAAGGTGAGGAGTATTTTCGGTCAAAAAGTTGGGATTGCCAGCGGTAACAGCCTGAAACCGGAAGCTTTGAAAGCGTTGGTACAGAACGCTGAAAGGTTGGCTCAATTACAGGTAGTCGATCCTAATTTTAAATCATTGCCCGGACCGGAACTGGTTACAGCCGTAGATGTGCCTGAACCGGATGCAGCAACCTACGATACCGACCCACAAGTGCGCGCCCACGCTGCCGGTATAATCTGCCGCAAAGCGGAAGAACGGGGCGTTGTTGCCAGTGGCGCATTTAGAACACAGGGTTTTGAAATGGCAGTGGTAAATTCGCTAGGGCTTTCAAATTATTATCGAGGGGCAAGCAGCGATATTGTGACGGTGGTAATGGGTGAGAATAGCAGCGGTTATGCCGAACGTCTTAGCCCCCGTGTTTCTGAAATAGATGGCGAAACAATAGCGGATGAAGCTATTAACAAGACCTTGCGAAGCGCGAATCCTGAATCACTAGAACCGGGCGAGTATGAAGTAATTCTGGAAGAATATGCTGTACGCGAAATGCTCTCGTATATGAGCTTTCTTGGAATGGGCGCACAATCCGTTCAGGAAGGGCGCAGCTTTATGCAACTGGAACGGCAGTTGATGAATCCGCTCGTAACTATTTATGATGACGGGAGTGACCCGCGCAACATAATAATGCCTTTCGATGCGGAAGGGGTTACTAGGCGGCGGGTTGATATGATTGCCGCAGGAATTGCAAAAGCGGTAGTTTACGACACTTATACTGCTAATCGCGAACCCGGCAAAATTACTACCGGGCATAGCATCGGTACACAGAATGAATCAGGTGCTATCCCACTTCACCTTTTTATGGAAGCTGGTGACAGCAGTAAAGAAGAAATGCTTAAGGGTATCAAACGTGGTGTTTGGGTTACACGCTTTCACTATGTTAACCCCCTTGTGCCTGATAAAGCGATATTAACAGGTATGACCCGCGATGGCACATTCTTGATCGAAAACGGCGAGATTGTACGTCCCGTAAAGAACCTGCGTTTCACCCAAAGCGCGGTTGAAGCCTTGCGGGATTTAACCGCTATTACACGAAACCGAATTTTGTTACCGAATTTCCATTTCGGTTCACTGGTTCCGGCAATCAGGGTTGGCAAATTCAGGTTTAATAGCGCAACGGAGTTCTAA
- a CDS encoding ABC transporter ATP-binding protein, with translation MLAELSQIPAVNETNQTATALEVRNLNKTYGGKKAVDDVSLAVLKGEIFGILGPNGAGKTTMLEIIEGLRSPDSNPSTSIRVDNLNVLNSKDRAELRHRIGLQLQASALFDELTVRENLEMLAMLYRTSIPIKQLLKEYDLEEKAKSRLDTLSGGQKQRVVLAASLINNPSVLFLDEPTTALDPQARRNIWEIVLKERQSGKTIILTTHYMEEAEKLCDRVAIMDNARIVALGTPATLIQRYASAQRITCRFENGGLKEEVVKALPAVEKLFPISGGYNIYTGELTATLPALLHASQSHNAPLLEIVTQSPSLEDVFLNLTGKALRD, from the coding sequence ATGTTGGCAGAATTAAGTCAAATCCCTGCTGTGAATGAAACCAATCAAACCGCTACCGCCCTTGAAGTTCGGAACTTGAACAAGACTTATGGCGGCAAAAAAGCGGTAGATGATGTAAGTCTTGCAGTATTGAAGGGTGAAATCTTCGGGATACTTGGACCTAACGGTGCAGGAAAAACTACCATGCTAGAAATTATCGAAGGCTTGCGCTCTCCTGATTCAAATCCCTCCACCAGTATTAGGGTAGATAATCTGAATGTCTTAAATAGTAAAGATCGGGCAGAATTGCGCCATCGCATTGGGTTGCAGCTACAAGCCAGCGCCTTGTTTGATGAACTGACGGTACGTGAAAATCTTGAAATGCTCGCAATGCTTTATCGCACTAGCATTCCCATAAAACAATTGCTGAAGGAATATGACCTAGAAGAAAAAGCTAAATCTCGACTCGATACACTTTCGGGAGGGCAAAAGCAACGGGTAGTGCTGGCGGCTTCCCTTATAAACAATCCAAGCGTGCTGTTTTTGGATGAGCCTACCACAGCCCTTGACCCCCAAGCGCGTCGCAATATCTGGGAAATTGTGCTTAAGGAACGGCAGAGTGGCAAAACCATTATTCTCACTACTCACTACATGGAAGAAGCCGAGAAGCTTTGTGACCGGGTAGCGATTATGGATAACGCCCGTATAGTAGCGCTTGGAACTCCTGCTACTTTAATCCAACGCTACGCCAGCGCGCAACGGATTACCTGCCGTTTTGAAAATGGTGGTTTGAAAGAAGAAGTGGTAAAAGCATTACCGGCTGTCGAGAAGCTATTTCCAATATCGGGTGGCTACAATATCTATACCGGAGAACTGACTGCTACCTTACCCGCTCTGTTACATGCTTCCCAAAGCCATAACGCGCCCCTGCTTGAGATTGTAACCCAGTCTCCCAGCCTTGAAGATGTATTCCTTAACCTGACCGGTAAGGCATTGCGGGATTAA